In Curtobacterium sp. TC1, the following proteins share a genomic window:
- a CDS encoding Na(+)/H(+) antiporter subunit C, producing the protein MTVTLVLVIAMAVLFSCGVYLLLERSLTRMLLGFLLLGNALNLLLLVMSGAAGNPPIGKSAEGITDPLPQAFALTAIVITFAVSAFLLALIHRSWQLSRADEVEVDEADAAIGRDRDEPADEDPETTTDAEQEATR; encoded by the coding sequence ATGACCGTCACCCTCGTCCTCGTGATCGCGATGGCCGTGCTGTTCTCCTGCGGCGTCTACCTGCTGCTCGAACGGTCCCTGACCCGGATGCTGCTCGGCTTCCTGCTGCTCGGCAACGCCCTGAACCTGCTCCTGCTGGTGATGTCCGGAGCGGCCGGCAACCCACCGATCGGCAAGTCCGCCGAGGGCATCACCGACCCGCTCCCCCAGGCCTTCGCCCTGACCGCGATCGTGATCACCTTCGCCGTCAGCGCGTTCCTGCTCGCCCTCATCCACCGCTCATGGCAGCTGTCCCGCGCCGACGAGGTCGAGGTCGACGAAGCGGACGCCGCCATCGGGCGCGATCGCGACGAACCCGCCGACGAAGACCCGGAGACCACCACCGACGCAGAACAGGAGGCGACCCGATGA
- a CDS encoding Na+/H+ antiporter subunit A: MVLVLVAFAIVALIVPALTPVLGRRVFYVAALAPAAAAVLTVLQTDAALHGSVVERHRWVPQLDLEITLRMDALSWVLALVVSIVGALVLVYCAAYFGRDEPGIGRFAGVLTAFAGSMFGLVLADDVIVLFVLWEATTVFSYLLIGHDADKRASRAAAMQALVVTTAGGLAMLAGLVVLSVTAGTTSLSGIIAAPPTGPIVTVSVVLVLLGALTKSAIVPFHFWLPAAMAAPTPVSAYLHAAAMVKAGIYLVARLAPVFALLDGWRETITVLGVLGMLIGGYRALRQTDLKLLLAYGTVAQLGFLVLTAGWGAPAVALGGVALLVAHAAFKSTLFLVVGAIDHTTGTRDLGRLSGLGRKAPWLAVVAALALVSMAGIPPTIGFVAKEAVLTGFTESLHGPDAGWAWFALVGVTLGSVLTVAYSLRFFWGAFARKPDIAQTEPHALHGLGVVPSILALTGLALGLLTPVVAHGLEPAATVSSLAGEEVPHLALWHGLEPALGISAVTLVGGLALFALRRPVEALQHRLAGFPSASGTYRHLMRGLDRFATGLTAGVQRGSLPYYLTVILSVFVAGALANLVLGGPWEFHVRFSDSWGQIPVVIVMSVGAIAVLTAKTRFAAAVLVGVTGYGMSVLFVLHGAVDLALTQLVVETVTLIAFVLVLRRLPPRIATTNPSRFRIVRALFAGLAGLTLAIVVIVAASARTADPIWPDLPALTSSFGHGLNVVNVALVDLRGWDTLGELTVVVAAATGVASLIFVNSREDTLPRLRDLPEKLTADGQRTDGEPRAWLPTSAAIPTGRSALLDVVVRLLFHGLIVLSVYLLFAGHNAAGGGFAGGLVAGIALAARYLAGGPAELGAAAPVRAGRLLGLGVATAAITAIVPLFFGREALYSEFFEATVPILGHVEFVTATFFDIGVYLVVVGLVLDVLRSLGAEVDRQRLEDASTPTRDTTEGSVHDTLEAPTPEGSAT; this comes from the coding sequence CGCCGCGTGTTCTACGTCGCGGCCCTCGCACCCGCAGCCGCCGCCGTGCTGACGGTGCTGCAGACGGATGCGGCCCTGCACGGCAGCGTCGTCGAACGGCACCGGTGGGTCCCGCAGCTCGACCTCGAGATCACACTGCGGATGGACGCCCTGTCGTGGGTGCTCGCACTCGTGGTGTCGATCGTCGGGGCGCTCGTGCTCGTGTACTGCGCCGCGTACTTCGGGCGGGACGAACCGGGGATCGGCCGGTTCGCGGGCGTGCTGACCGCGTTCGCCGGATCGATGTTCGGCCTCGTCCTCGCCGACGACGTCATCGTGCTCTTCGTCCTGTGGGAAGCCACCACGGTCTTCTCGTACCTGCTCATCGGACACGACGCCGACAAACGCGCGAGCCGTGCCGCCGCGATGCAGGCACTCGTCGTCACCACCGCCGGCGGCCTGGCGATGCTCGCCGGCCTGGTGGTGCTGTCGGTCACGGCGGGCACGACCTCGCTCTCCGGAATCATCGCCGCCCCGCCGACCGGTCCGATCGTCACCGTCTCCGTGGTCCTGGTCCTGCTCGGTGCGCTCACGAAGTCGGCCATCGTGCCGTTCCACTTCTGGCTCCCGGCCGCGATGGCCGCGCCGACCCCGGTCAGCGCGTACCTGCACGCCGCGGCGATGGTGAAGGCGGGCATCTACCTGGTGGCCCGGCTCGCCCCTGTCTTCGCACTGCTCGACGGCTGGCGCGAGACCATCACCGTGCTCGGTGTCCTCGGCATGCTCATCGGCGGTTACCGCGCGCTCCGCCAGACCGACCTCAAGCTCCTGCTCGCCTACGGCACCGTCGCGCAACTGGGGTTCCTCGTGCTCACAGCCGGGTGGGGCGCGCCCGCGGTGGCGCTCGGCGGGGTCGCCCTGCTCGTGGCGCACGCCGCGTTCAAGTCCACCCTCTTCCTGGTCGTCGGCGCGATCGACCACACCACCGGCACGCGCGACCTCGGACGCCTGAGCGGCCTCGGCCGGAAGGCACCGTGGCTCGCCGTCGTCGCCGCGCTCGCACTCGTGTCGATGGCCGGCATCCCGCCGACGATCGGCTTCGTCGCGAAGGAAGCCGTGCTGACCGGCTTCACCGAGTCCCTGCACGGCCCCGACGCCGGCTGGGCGTGGTTCGCCCTGGTCGGTGTGACGCTCGGCTCGGTGCTGACGGTGGCGTACTCGCTCCGCTTCTTCTGGGGCGCGTTCGCCCGCAAGCCCGACATCGCCCAGACCGAACCGCACGCCCTGCACGGCCTGGGCGTGGTGCCGTCGATCCTGGCCCTGACCGGTCTCGCCCTCGGCCTGCTGACGCCGGTCGTCGCGCACGGCCTCGAGCCCGCGGCGACGGTGTCCTCGCTCGCCGGCGAGGAAGTCCCCCACCTCGCGCTCTGGCACGGCCTCGAACCCGCACTCGGCATCTCGGCCGTCACCCTGGTCGGCGGTCTCGCGCTGTTCGCCCTGCGACGACCGGTCGAAGCACTGCAGCACCGGCTCGCCGGGTTCCCGAGCGCCTCCGGCACGTACCGGCACCTCATGCGGGGCCTCGACCGCTTCGCGACGGGCTTGACCGCCGGAGTCCAGCGCGGTTCGCTCCCCTACTACCTGACGGTGATCCTGTCGGTGTTCGTCGCGGGAGCGTTGGCGAACCTCGTGCTCGGCGGGCCGTGGGAGTTCCACGTCCGGTTCTCCGACTCGTGGGGCCAGATCCCGGTCGTCATCGTGATGTCCGTCGGCGCCATCGCCGTCCTCACCGCGAAGACCCGCTTCGCCGCCGCCGTCCTGGTGGGCGTGACCGGCTACGGCATGTCCGTCCTGTTCGTCCTGCACGGCGCCGTCGACCTCGCGCTCACCCAGCTCGTGGTCGAGACCGTCACCCTCATCGCGTTCGTCCTGGTGCTGCGGCGGCTCCCCCCGCGCATCGCGACGACGAACCCGAGCCGGTTCCGCATCGTCCGTGCACTCTTCGCGGGTCTCGCCGGCCTGACCCTGGCGATCGTCGTCATCGTCGCCGCGTCCGCACGCACCGCCGACCCGATCTGGCCGGACCTGCCGGCGCTCACGAGCTCGTTCGGGCACGGCCTCAACGTCGTCAACGTCGCCCTCGTCGACCTGCGCGGGTGGGACACCCTCGGGGAGCTCACCGTCGTCGTCGCCGCGGCGACGGGCGTCGCGAGCCTCATCTTCGTGAACTCCCGCGAGGACACGCTGCCGCGCCTCCGTGACCTGCCGGAGAAGCTCACCGCCGACGGCCAGCGCACCGACGGCGAACCGCGCGCCTGGCTGCCGACGAGCGCCGCGATCCCGACCGGCCGCTCGGCACTCCTCGACGTGGTCGTCCGGCTGCTGTTCCACGGGCTCATCGTCCTGTCGGTGTACCTGCTGTTCGCCGGGCACAACGCGGCCGGCGGCGGCTTCGCCGGTGGCCTCGTCGCCGGCATCGCCCTGGCGGCCCGCTACCTGGCCGGCGGCCCCGCCGAGCTCGGAGCCGCAGCACCGGTCCGCGCCGGTCGACTGCTCGGGCTCGGCGTCGCGACGGCGGCGATCACCGCGATCGTGCCGCTGTTCTTCGGTCGTGAGGCGCTGTACTCCGAGTTCTTCGAGGCGACCGTCCCGATCCTCGGCCACGTCGAGTTCGTCACCGCCACGTTCTTCGACATCGGCGTGTACCTGGTCGTCGTCGGCCTGGTGCTCGACGTCCTCCGCAGCCTCGGCGCCGAGGTCGACCGGCAACGCCTCGAGGACGCCTCGACGCCCACGCGCGACACCACCGAGGGGTCCGTCCACGACACCCTCGAGGCACCCACCCCGGAAGGGAGCGCCACATGA